The Silvanigrella paludirubra genome contains a region encoding:
- a CDS encoding DEAD/DEAH box helicase — translation MENINNVKEGKKPIRGSKEKSFQGNQKKNRDNNSSSSNRFHPQNKFRKNNGENKSPKENHIAFDNFLEQKIGAETLQKLANEARKKINSLVNGTVSAIDLGVATTHHGENNSKLKNSSASSFSSPKFQPTKSYLRGKKEAIELPKEEVSNPKIFEKPKEIPSRGFALAKYKESLTKQNKTIIANQEAKIDQEISHLKTPGGLLLDEWQYNALQALLAGKHVIVDAPTSAGKTRVIEALLEYRMKEGGKLIYTSPVKSLSNDKYREFSEKYGREAVGINTGDFKENLNAPIMLATLETYRNSLLGIEPNMSRRVVVYDEYHFLQDESRGSAWEESLILTPKDSQLVLLSASVPNSEEFASWIKSLTGKETVVVKVTKRPVPLVHMVYTKFGWIFAEDLKLKPDEEVQLAKIGRIQRKENRRFRGKDVYNSFIQPISTALELNMGPIVIYAGRRGDVEGIALSFAKNFKKDFEGPDAEKLRERLKTLSGYEYVPPELQKLVSRYGIAYHHSGMIPPGRVAIETLLKEGLLRVCCGTMGISLGVNFAVRSAFVSDESRPSEGGETIYSNTEIMQMLGRAGRRGHDKQGFSLWLNAGRYASQKPKDREPCKSSLKFDPTTVIGILGQHQSIAYLSMFYQKSFFMRSRDSSQVFVADHDLLSATLYQKMGIDSIACQDIPNTYKQFQKGKKRSGIACNHCPAKSSCHSMMQTASHSMLNQIINHLQEVGALDGSVPSQMGNLARHFPQAGGLIIANWLAQGHLNKDTFIDYLQAMSAFGAAHFKEIPSTYADMEFLNDLNIPTLIEKYYPNNLFPELYDEIKPKKWEDVQENIIVFREFNLGAASIIKQWLNPKTSWDDLVEEHSSKYFSAGDCMNVLFRFSTFLQSCGRLVDFDPAIASEAKRLQRILLREPLDARNRMLVEEADEFENTPGSLEEIVNNI, via the coding sequence ATGGAAAATATAAATAATGTTAAAGAAGGTAAAAAACCAATTCGCGGCTCTAAAGAAAAATCCTTTCAAGGAAATCAAAAGAAAAATAGAGATAATAATTCCTCTTCATCAAATCGATTTCACCCTCAAAATAAATTTCGTAAAAACAATGGTGAGAATAAATCTCCAAAAGAAAATCATATTGCATTTGACAACTTTTTAGAACAAAAAATTGGTGCAGAAACGCTTCAAAAACTAGCAAATGAAGCTAGAAAAAAAATAAATTCACTTGTAAATGGAACTGTAAGTGCAATTGATTTAGGTGTGGCAACAACTCATCATGGTGAAAATAATTCAAAACTTAAAAACAGCAGTGCGAGTTCTTTTAGTTCACCTAAATTTCAGCCGACAAAATCTTATTTACGTGGCAAAAAAGAAGCAATTGAACTTCCAAAAGAAGAAGTTTCTAATCCTAAAATATTTGAAAAACCAAAAGAAATTCCTTCAAGGGGTTTTGCATTAGCAAAATACAAAGAAAGCTTAACGAAGCAAAATAAAACGATTATTGCCAATCAAGAAGCAAAAATAGATCAAGAAATAAGTCATTTAAAAACTCCGGGTGGATTGTTGTTAGATGAATGGCAATACAACGCATTACAAGCTTTGCTTGCTGGGAAACATGTTATTGTAGATGCGCCTACTTCAGCAGGAAAAACACGTGTTATAGAAGCCTTGCTTGAATATAGAATGAAAGAAGGCGGGAAGCTTATTTATACAAGCCCTGTAAAAAGCTTAAGTAACGATAAATATCGTGAATTTAGCGAAAAATACGGAAGAGAGGCTGTTGGTATTAATACGGGAGATTTTAAAGAAAATTTAAATGCTCCTATTATGCTTGCTACTTTAGAAACCTATCGTAACAGCCTTTTAGGTATTGAACCCAATATGAGCCGCCGTGTTGTTGTTTATGATGAATATCATTTTTTGCAAGACGAGAGTCGTGGTAGTGCCTGGGAAGAATCTTTGATATTAACTCCTAAAGATAGTCAACTTGTTTTGTTATCTGCAAGTGTTCCCAATAGTGAAGAGTTTGCTTCTTGGATTAAAAGTTTAACAGGCAAAGAAACAGTTGTTGTTAAAGTAACAAAAAGACCTGTTCCTTTAGTTCATATGGTTTATACAAAATTTGGCTGGATTTTTGCCGAAGATTTAAAATTAAAGCCAGATGAAGAAGTTCAATTAGCTAAAATTGGTCGTATTCAAAGAAAAGAAAATAGACGTTTTCGTGGAAAAGATGTCTATAATTCTTTTATTCAGCCTATTTCAACTGCACTTGAATTAAATATGGGCCCTATTGTAATTTATGCAGGAAGAAGAGGTGATGTAGAAGGCATTGCTTTAAGTTTTGCTAAAAACTTTAAAAAAGATTTTGAAGGTCCTGATGCTGAAAAATTAAGAGAAAGATTAAAAACTCTTTCTGGGTATGAATATGTTCCACCTGAATTACAAAAATTGGTATCCCGTTATGGCATTGCTTATCACCATAGTGGGATGATTCCACCAGGTAGAGTTGCGATAGAAACGCTGCTAAAAGAGGGGTTATTAAGAGTTTGTTGTGGAACTATGGGAATCAGTTTAGGCGTAAATTTTGCTGTAAGAAGTGCATTTGTTTCCGATGAATCCAGACCCAGTGAAGGTGGAGAAACCATTTATTCAAATACAGAAATTATGCAAATGCTTGGCAGAGCTGGAAGACGTGGTCATGATAAACAAGGTTTTTCTTTGTGGCTAAATGCAGGACGTTATGCTTCTCAAAAACCAAAAGACAGAGAGCCATGTAAAAGTTCTTTAAAGTTTGATCCTACAACCGTAATTGGAATTTTAGGGCAACACCAAAGTATTGCTTATTTATCTATGTTTTATCAAAAATCATTTTTTATGAGATCTCGTGATTCTTCTCAAGTTTTTGTTGCTGATCATGATCTTTTATCTGCTACCTTATATCAAAAGATGGGAATTGATAGCATTGCATGTCAAGATATACCTAATACATATAAACAATTTCAAAAGGGTAAAAAACGTTCTGGAATTGCATGTAATCATTGTCCAGCAAAATCGTCATGTCATTCTATGATGCAAACAGCAAGTCATAGTATGCTAAATCAAATTATAAATCATTTGCAAGAAGTAGGCGCCCTCGATGGCTCTGTGCCTTCACAAATGGGAAATTTAGCGAGACATTTTCCTCAGGCTGGAGGCCTTATTATTGCAAATTGGTTGGCTCAAGGGCATTTAAATAAAGATACCTTTATTGATTATTTGCAAGCAATGTCTGCTTTTGGAGCTGCTCATTTTAAAGAAATTCCAAGTACCTATGCGGACATGGAATTTTTAAACGATTTAAATATTCCTACTTTAATAGAAAAATACTACCCAAATAATTTATTTCCAGAGTTATATGATGAAATTAAGCCTAAAAAATGGGAAGATGTTCAAGAAAATATAATTGTATTTAGGGAATTCAATTTGGGTGCTGCTTCTATAATTAAACAATGGTTAAATCCAAAAACATCTTGGGATGATCTTGTTGAAGAACATTCTTCTAAATATTTTTCAGCAGGTGATTGCATGAATGTTTTATTTCGATTTTCTACCTTTTTACAAAGCTGTGGACGACTTGTCGATTTTGACCCAGCTATCGCTTCGGAAGCTAAACGTTTGCAAAGAATTCTTTTAAGAGAACCATTAGATGCAAGAAATAGAATGTTGGTTGAAGAAGCAGATGAATTTGAAAATACCCCTGGTAGCCTTGAAGAAATAGTAAATAATATTTAA
- a CDS encoding thiolase family protein — MNSVYIVAAKRTPVGRFQGVFKSLSASKLGATAVKAVVEASGVSSTHIDEIIMGEVLTAGVGQAPARQAAIYAGLPESVQALTIGKVCGSGLKSVILGAQSIMVQDSHLVIAGGQESMTNAPYLMPQAREGMRMGNKEIIDSMIIDGLWDPYNNLHMGSCAELCAKEYHFSREEQDAFAKESYLRARKAIDMGLFKNEIAPVTVTNSKVTTQIELDEEPMAADLEKMGNLKPAFDKDGTVTAANASKINDGAAALLLASEEAIKKYNLKPLAKIVSWAGHAQDPKWFTTAPVTAMQRALQKANLTSQQIDLFEINEAFALVTMAAMKKLEIPHSKVNVNGGACAIGHPIGASGARILTTLVHSLIHNKKKYGLATLCIGGGEGIAVIVERV, encoded by the coding sequence ATGAATAGTGTTTATATTGTTGCTGCAAAAAGAACTCCTGTGGGGCGATTTCAAGGGGTATTTAAAAGTCTATCTGCTTCAAAGTTAGGAGCAACTGCCGTAAAAGCAGTTGTGGAAGCAAGTGGAGTAAGTAGCACTCATATTGATGAAATTATTATGGGTGAAGTTTTAACTGCGGGAGTAGGACAAGCTCCTGCTAGACAAGCAGCAATTTATGCTGGATTGCCTGAGAGTGTTCAAGCATTAACCATTGGAAAAGTCTGTGGTAGCGGTTTAAAGTCTGTCATTTTAGGTGCTCAATCTATTATGGTTCAAGATTCTCATTTAGTAATTGCTGGTGGTCAAGAAAGTATGACAAACGCTCCTTATCTTATGCCGCAAGCAAGAGAAGGAATGCGGATGGGAAATAAAGAGATCATAGATTCTATGATAATAGATGGTTTATGGGATCCTTATAATAATTTGCATATGGGAAGCTGCGCAGAGTTATGTGCAAAAGAATATCACTTTTCTAGAGAAGAACAGGATGCATTTGCAAAAGAAAGTTATTTAAGAGCAAGAAAAGCTATAGATATGGGTCTTTTTAAAAATGAAATTGCTCCAGTTACAGTAACAAACTCTAAGGTTACAACGCAGATAGAACTAGATGAAGAACCTATGGCTGCTGATCTTGAAAAAATGGGAAATTTAAAACCTGCATTTGATAAAGATGGAACTGTCACAGCTGCAAATGCATCAAAAATTAATGATGGCGCAGCCGCTTTATTATTAGCTTCTGAAGAAGCTATAAAAAAATATAATTTAAAACCGTTAGCTAAAATTGTAAGTTGGGCTGGACATGCTCAAGATCCAAAATGGTTTACAACGGCTCCTGTTACGGCTATGCAACGTGCTTTACAAAAAGCAAATTTAACTTCACAACAAATAGACTTATTTGAAATTAATGAAGCTTTTGCATTAGTTACAATGGCTGCCATGAAAAAACTAGAAATTCCGCATTCAAAAGTAAATGTGAATGGTGGAGCGTGCGCAATTGGGCACCCGATAGGAGCAAGCGGAGCACGAATTTTAACAACACTTGTTCATTCTTTAATTCACAATAAGAAAAAATATGGACTTGCTACTTTATGCATTGGTGGTGGCGAGGGAATAGCTGTTATTGTTGAAAGGGTTTGA
- a CDS encoding EVE domain-containing protein, with protein MKSEPDVFSFFDLEKKMGQKEQWDGVRNYQARNFMQKEMKVGDKVLFYHSNANPSGIVGLAEVVEEAKPDFTALDPNSEYFDPKATKENPRWYAVTVGKPQKFPKFISLSEMREHEPLQNMLLLRKGQRLSILPVSLNEYSFILQLARFHK; from the coding sequence ATGAAATCCGAGCCCGATGTTTTTTCTTTTTTTGATTTGGAAAAAAAAATGGGGCAAAAAGAACAGTGGGATGGCGTTCGAAACTACCAGGCTCGAAACTTTATGCAAAAAGAAATGAAGGTAGGAGATAAAGTTTTATTTTATCATTCCAATGCAAATCCTTCAGGAATTGTTGGACTTGCAGAAGTTGTTGAAGAGGCAAAGCCAGATTTCACCGCGCTTGATCCCAATTCGGAATATTTTGATCCCAAAGCAACAAAAGAAAATCCAAGATGGTACGCTGTTACTGTAGGCAAACCACAAAAATTTCCAAAATTTATTTCACTTTCTGAAATGCGTGAACATGAACCTCTTCAAAATATGCTTCTATTAAGGAAAGGTCAAAGATTATCGATCTTGCCTGTTTCTTTAAATGAATATAGTTTTATTTTGCAATTGGCTCGATTTCACAAATAA
- a CDS encoding Glu/Leu/Phe/Val family dehydrogenase, whose translation MKVFSQIESMGHEQIVFCNDPASGLKAIIAIHDTTLGPALGGTRLLPYENEEDALLDVLRLSRGMTYKAACAGLSLGGGKAVIIADPKQKTEQMFRSFGRFVQSLSGRYITAEDMNTNVTNMDHIRLETKFVTGVSAGLGGSGDPSFMTAKGTFYGMQAAVRHRLGRSDFHGLKVSIQGVGAVGKHLCQMLHDKGAKLYISDIDDKKLKEMHSLYNATIVSEKELYSLDLDVYAPCARGATLNTSNIQMFKTKVIAGCANNQLEDEEKHAKMLKDLKILYAPDFVINAGGLINVANEITGYQLEKVESEVARIASTLETIFIEADKLGITTQDASKRFAEKRIKSVSNLKSMSQLETSAIGKLKK comes from the coding sequence ATGAAAGTATTTTCACAAATTGAATCCATGGGTCATGAACAAATTGTTTTTTGCAATGATCCTGCTTCAGGACTTAAAGCCATTATTGCTATTCATGACACAACATTGGGGCCAGCTTTGGGCGGAACACGACTTTTACCTTATGAAAATGAAGAAGATGCATTACTAGATGTTTTGAGACTTAGTAGAGGAATGACTTATAAAGCCGCTTGTGCTGGATTATCTTTGGGTGGGGGAAAAGCGGTTATTATTGCTGATCCAAAACAAAAAACAGAACAAATGTTTCGCTCTTTTGGTCGTTTTGTTCAATCCTTAAGTGGAAGATATATTACAGCTGAAGATATGAATACAAACGTAACAAACATGGATCATATCCGTTTAGAAACCAAATTTGTAACAGGTGTATCTGCTGGATTAGGTGGTAGTGGTGATCCAAGTTTTATGACAGCAAAAGGTACATTTTATGGAATGCAAGCTGCAGTTCGTCATAGATTAGGACGATCCGATTTTCATGGATTGAAAGTTTCTATACAGGGAGTAGGTGCCGTTGGAAAACATCTTTGCCAAATGCTTCATGATAAAGGCGCAAAATTATATATTTCAGACATTGATGACAAAAAATTAAAAGAAATGCATTCCCTTTATAATGCAACCATTGTTTCTGAAAAAGAATTATATTCTCTTGATTTAGATGTCTATGCGCCCTGTGCACGTGGTGCTACTTTAAACACAAGCAACATACAAATGTTTAAAACTAAAGTCATTGCAGGATGTGCAAATAATCAATTAGAAGATGAAGAAAAACATGCAAAAATGTTAAAAGATTTAAAAATTCTTTACGCACCCGATTTTGTAATCAATGCTGGTGGGCTTATTAATGTAGCAAATGAAATTACGGGCTATCAATTAGAAAAAGTAGAATCGGAAGTGGCACGTATTGCATCTACCTTGGAAACGATCTTTATTGAAGCTGATAAATTAGGAATTACGACGCAAGATGCCTCAAAGCGTTTTGCAGAAAAAAGAATTAAAAGTGTTTCTAATTTAAAATCGATGTCTCAATTAGAAACCTCAGCCATAGGAAAGTTGAAAAAGTAA
- a CDS encoding MFS transporter, which translates to MLSAMEKLKNLKFVTVFAVAFSMFVDAMSYGVIVPLLPIYSDKILNLSNSLISFFVATYAIGLLVFVPFVNLISKKIGNKHALVLGGFLLILSSLIFPIANSFEVLLFARFLQGASAAITWTCGLSLVAQSVHPQHRSTALATAMVGVSVGHLIGAPVAGFLYELGGLNFPFWGVALFSLISSSLILSMEKNNELFLEKGKYKNFDFVKLSMKNKTLIGLSVIVLLESFMLSYLEPSLSLIASRNFNANSETIGLLFGTQVLALAIFSPIAAKLADKFGKIQIIPFGIFFSGIIFISMSYTQNLSTYFILMGILGVACAFSISPVLSAFADEIDKTEMKGLYHIAYGFLNFIYSLGMILGPSFGFFMNDIFSDQTTYLLIGFILITAAPLFTLFVLWKSNSLPPFATNQPHLVATSKDKPQDFSTFV; encoded by the coding sequence ATGTTATCGGCAATGGAAAAACTCAAAAATCTGAAATTTGTTACTGTTTTTGCTGTAGCTTTTTCTATGTTTGTAGATGCTATGAGCTATGGAGTTATTGTTCCTTTACTCCCTATCTATTCAGATAAAATTTTAAATTTAAGTAACAGTTTGATCAGTTTTTTTGTGGCAACATACGCAATTGGTCTTTTAGTATTTGTCCCTTTTGTTAACTTAATTTCGAAAAAAATTGGAAATAAGCATGCGCTAGTATTAGGTGGTTTCTTATTAATACTATCATCTCTCATATTTCCAATTGCAAATAGCTTTGAAGTTTTGTTATTTGCTCGTTTTTTACAAGGGGCTTCTGCAGCAATAACTTGGACATGTGGTCTGAGTTTAGTCGCTCAAAGTGTTCACCCTCAACACCGCTCTACCGCATTAGCTACAGCTATGGTTGGGGTATCTGTAGGCCACTTAATCGGCGCTCCTGTCGCAGGATTTTTATATGAACTGGGAGGTTTAAATTTCCCATTTTGGGGTGTTGCTCTCTTTAGTTTAATTAGTTCTTCTTTAATTTTAAGTATGGAAAAGAATAACGAGCTTTTCTTAGAAAAAGGAAAGTATAAAAACTTTGATTTTGTTAAATTATCAATGAAAAATAAAACATTAATTGGATTATCTGTTATTGTGTTATTAGAATCGTTTATGCTTTCTTATTTAGAACCAAGTTTATCTCTAATTGCATCTCGTAATTTTAATGCAAATAGTGAAACAATTGGGCTTTTATTTGGTACCCAGGTTCTTGCTTTGGCAATATTTTCACCTATTGCTGCTAAACTAGCAGATAAATTTGGTAAAATTCAAATTATTCCTTTTGGAATTTTCTTTAGTGGTATTATATTTATATCCATGTCTTATACTCAAAACTTAAGCACATATTTTATTTTAATGGGCATTTTAGGTGTCGCATGTGCCTTTTCAATAAGCCCAGTTCTTTCTGCATTTGCAGATGAAATAGACAAAACAGAAATGAAAGGTTTATACCATATTGCTTATGGCTTTTTGAATTTTATCTATTCGTTGGGAATGATTTTAGGACCAAGCTTTGGCTTTTTTATGAATGACATTTTTTCTGATCAAACTACATACTTATTAATTGGATTTATTTTAATAACAGCGGCACCTTTGTTTACTTTATTTGTTCTTTGGAAATCAAACAGCCTTCCACCTTTTGCCACAAATCAGCCTCATCTTGTGGCGACTTCGAAAGACAAACCTCAAGATTTTTCAACATTTGTTTGA
- a CDS encoding aminopeptidase: MKIFVFFSALLFSGCYSFEQGYGQVSLFLKQKPIETVIQENKETKDRIDKLKLVKPVLEYAKSEIGLTPGKSYQKYISLDSPYVSWIVQASDKRSLKLKTWWFPIVGKQPYLGFFDKDKALKQRELLISEGYDTVTGGVSAFSLLGYFPDPLYSSMLDQYSITEFIETLIHESVHRTIYVPNYYSFNENLADFIAKRATTQFLKLHPELNQDSNKYIEEYKKHREAQKKFQEYLLKVREELNNFYNIAQNNDEFKNESIFLSEREIKFNQISKDYKTFMNGVDIGTSYEYSFQKGKINNAVILGYSIYEAKQEPLEKALQNAGGNLKQMLKNLEVCLSKSPQDEADLWQKVEGCLISKEQIK; the protein is encoded by the coding sequence TTGAAGATATTTGTTTTTTTTAGTGCGCTTCTTTTTTCAGGTTGTTATTCTTTTGAGCAAGGTTATGGTCAAGTCAGTTTATTTTTAAAACAAAAGCCTATTGAGACTGTTATACAAGAAAATAAAGAAACAAAAGATAGAATTGACAAATTAAAATTAGTTAAACCCGTTCTCGAATACGCTAAATCCGAAATTGGTTTGACTCCTGGCAAAAGCTATCAAAAATATATTTCCTTAGACTCTCCCTATGTTTCTTGGATTGTTCAAGCATCAGATAAGCGCTCTTTAAAATTAAAAACATGGTGGTTTCCTATTGTAGGAAAACAGCCTTATTTAGGATTTTTTGATAAAGATAAGGCTTTAAAACAAAGAGAATTACTTATAAGTGAAGGTTATGATACCGTAACTGGGGGTGTTTCTGCTTTTTCTTTATTGGGATATTTTCCTGATCCATTATATTCTTCTATGTTGGATCAATATTCTATTACAGAGTTTATTGAGACATTAATTCATGAGTCTGTTCATAGGACAATTTATGTTCCTAATTATTATTCTTTTAATGAAAATTTAGCAGATTTTATAGCTAAAAGAGCAACAACACAATTTTTAAAGTTACACCCTGAATTAAATCAAGATTCAAATAAATATATTGAAGAATATAAAAAACATAGAGAAGCTCAAAAAAAGTTTCAAGAATATTTATTAAAAGTAAGAGAAGAATTAAACAATTTTTATAATATTGCTCAAAATAATGATGAGTTTAAGAATGAATCTATTTTTCTATCTGAAAGAGAGATAAAGTTTAATCAAATATCAAAAGATTATAAAACCTTTATGAATGGTGTTGATATTGGAACATCCTATGAATACTCTTTTCAAAAAGGAAAAATTAATAACGCGGTTATTTTAGGATATTCTATCTATGAAGCCAAACAAGAACCTCTTGAAAAGGCGCTTCAAAATGCAGGAGGAAACCTCAAACAAATGTTGAAAAATCTTGAGGTTTGTCTTTCGAAGTCGCCACAAGATGAGGCTGATTTGTGGCAAAAGGTGGAAGGCTGTTTGATTTCCAAAGAACAAATAAAGTAA
- a CDS encoding APC family permease — protein MELKRGISTSGILFASVSATIGSGWLFGSLYASKMAGPAAILAWLIGAAAIIIIALCFSELSTMFPVSGGMSIFPLFTHGTSVSFMLGWISWLAFIVIVPIEVLAVIQYAATFMPQLMDKEKLTTSGHVMAVFLTAILLLINITSAKFMSKTSFYITIWKLLIPCLLIVLFFYKSTHIGNLTTHGFAPNGMHGIFASLSVGGIILAYNGFQPGVALAGETKNPQKSIPIAIIGSMLICMVIYCLLQVAFILALPPEVLAQGWDKLTFPGEAGPFAGLATVIGLAWFGIILYSDALISPFGSGIVFMASSARASYSMSKSGHMPKFFQKLSKNHVPVLGLMVSFVVSLLIFLFLDNWQEMAAFYAAAICLCNAVIPVTLYVMRSDFPDLPRPFKVFNYKLVSMSAFYISSMLLFWSGWNIMWKLSIIIGIGFVALLVLKKFNNTGISLDAKGFTWLMFYMIALGIVSYNGSYDGGNGHIQNGYDFLIIAIICSISVVLASKFKLNRETSKALISKTLDDLKNERKKHQDQQVA, from the coding sequence ATGGAATTAAAACGTGGCATATCGACTTCGGGCATCCTCTTTGCCTCTGTAAGCGCGACAATTGGTTCTGGTTGGCTTTTTGGATCTTTGTATGCTTCTAAAATGGCGGGCCCCGCTGCGATTTTAGCATGGTTGATTGGTGCAGCCGCCATTATTATTATTGCTCTTTGTTTTTCAGAGTTATCAACAATGTTTCCTGTGTCTGGAGGGATGAGTATTTTTCCTTTATTTACACACGGAACATCTGTTTCCTTTATGTTAGGTTGGATCTCTTGGTTAGCTTTTATTGTTATCGTACCCATTGAAGTTCTTGCCGTAATTCAATATGCCGCTACTTTTATGCCTCAACTTATGGATAAAGAGAAATTAACAACTTCAGGACATGTTATGGCTGTTTTTCTAACCGCCATTCTTTTGTTAATAAATATAACAAGCGCAAAATTTATGTCTAAAACAAGTTTCTACATTACCATTTGGAAACTTCTTATTCCATGCCTACTTATTGTTTTATTTTTTTATAAATCTACACATATCGGTAATCTAACCACCCATGGTTTTGCCCCAAATGGAATGCATGGCATTTTTGCATCTTTATCTGTAGGTGGAATTATTTTAGCCTATAATGGTTTTCAACCTGGAGTTGCCTTAGCTGGTGAAACAAAAAATCCTCAAAAAAGCATACCAATCGCAATCATTGGTTCCATGTTAATTTGTATGGTGATATACTGTTTACTTCAAGTTGCCTTCATTTTAGCTCTTCCACCTGAGGTGTTAGCACAGGGGTGGGATAAACTTACCTTTCCAGGTGAAGCGGGCCCCTTTGCTGGTCTAGCGACTGTGATTGGACTTGCTTGGTTTGGTATCATATTATATTCCGATGCTTTAATTTCTCCTTTTGGAAGCGGAATTGTATTTATGGCTTCATCTGCAAGAGCTTCTTACAGCATGAGCAAAAGCGGACATATGCCTAAATTTTTCCAAAAACTTTCAAAAAATCATGTTCCTGTTTTAGGGTTAATGGTAAGTTTTGTTGTTTCTTTATTGATATTTTTATTTTTAGATAACTGGCAAGAAATGGCTGCATTTTACGCTGCCGCTATCTGTTTGTGTAATGCCGTTATTCCTGTAACTTTATACGTTATGCGCTCCGATTTTCCCGATTTACCAAGACCATTTAAGGTATTTAATTATAAATTAGTTTCAATGTCTGCATTTTATATTAGCAGTATGCTTCTTTTTTGGAGTGGCTGGAATATAATGTGGAAATTAAGCATAATTATAGGAATAGGATTTGTTGCTTTACTTGTATTAAAAAAGTTTAATAATACAGGCATTTCTCTTGATGCAAAAGGCTTTACTTGGCTAATGTTTTATATGATCGCTCTAGGAATTGTCTCTTATAATGGCTCTTATGATGGAGGCAATGGTCATATTCAAAATGGTTATGATTTTTTAATTATTGCTATTATTTGCTCTATTTCTGTGGTTTTAGCATCGAAATTCAAACTCAATCGTGAAACATCTAAAGCTCTTATTTCAAAGACATTAGATGATTTAAAAAATGAGCGAAAAAAACACCAAGACCAGCAGGTTGCTTAA